TTATTGgacaggacatggaccaaacttaaaagtcaaagtccagattaaataattttttctcaattattgtgttctgtcatttcagttgtATTTTGAATgccaaagtgtttgtttttctggtaagtttggtttggAAGTCTGACTTGTTTAGTAGAAGAaacacatcgtccatctttatgttcaCTCTACGATCTCATTAGCAGAATTAAACTTCTGAACTGATTTTAttaaaacttggtgaaaggctGGGGCCAAGGTAGAGAACATTTACTTTTAGAGCAGATTAAATTAAGgactttcactttctttaacattgtgaaactgGCTGACAAAAGTATACATCAAACATGTACTTCGGACATGTCCTGTATGTTTGAATATCTAAATACATCTAACTATATCTAACATGTTCCAAGACAAGGTGTTGTGGAGTTTGCATTGTAATGGTGGTTGGGATAAAAGTCTGCTCCTACAGCAGAGGGAGTTCATGGAATATAAATCCATACTTtcacatcatttatttaaagatcACCTGAAGCAGCAGAAGTGCCGAGGGACCGCTGATATCCACTGCAGCTTATTGTGGTATCAGAGTAAAAATATCACAAAGCTTCACAGTATGAAACAATAAGTCAAACGTCAGTGAGGAAAGAAAATTACTCCCATTATgttgaaagaagaagaaatgtttgaaatgttgtggTAAATATTAAGTGGAAGTTTGTTTGAGCAACGAGACAACCAGCAGATTTTTTGAAATTATGATTAACTTTGTATAGCTTTGATTCACAGATTTGAGTCATTGATTCACAGCAAACACTGAGGTATATTTTAGGATTTAAAGGAACTCACAGCCCCCAAAGACAATTATCTGTCTTGCTGTATACATACATCTACTGATGCCTAATCTGGACACATCTTCAGTGATGTTCCTGGAATCATTGGACGTTTCGGGTCTTTCAACATCATACGCCCTCCTCCAGGTGACCCAGCCGGGGCTGATCAGACCCcagcttgtgtccagatgacTAGCTAGCTACCATGACTCCATGGCTCCCCTCTTTTGAGCCACAGCCATCTTGAGGCTCTCTCTGCCGCATCGGTGGTACTGCGGAtggctctcctctttctctcaccctcGATGCCTAAACTACTGAAGGCTCTGGCCAAGGAACGGGCTGCAAATCCTCTGCATCCAACCTCCACAGGGAAACACCTTGCTCTCCAGCCAGCCTGCTGGCAGTCACTGACCAGTCCTGCGTACTTGGAGAGCTTCCTCTCAAAGGCTTCTTCCAAGCGATCTTCCCACGGGActgtcagctccagcagcactgcTTGCTTGGTGGATTCAGACACAAGGACAATGTCTGGTCGCAGGGTGGTGACTGCAATATGGCTGGGGAACTTCAGCTGATGTTCAAGGTCCACCAACAACTGCCAGTCTCTTGCAGACGTCAGGATGCCTGCAGATGATGTTCTTCTGGCAGGAGTTGGCTTGTCCCCAGCTCTGACAAAGGCGATGGTTATCTTGGAGGGTCGGAATTGCTTTGCCCACGCCAGTCCTGCGCTGATGGCTTCAGCAATGGTCTTGAGGACTTGGTCATGCCTCCACCTGTACCGACCATCTCCAAGTGCCCTTGTACAGCAACTGAGGATGTGTTCCAGGGTTCCTCGCTTGGAACACAGTGGGCATGCTGGTGTCTCTGCTATGCCCCATATGTGCAGATTTGACGGGCTTGGAAGCACGTCATACACTGCCTGGATGAGGAATTTGATGCGGTGAGGCTCGGCTTTCCAAAGCTCAGCCCAGGTCACTTTCCTTTCAACCGCATTCTCCCACCTCGTCCAAGCTCCCTGTTGCTTCATTCCCACTGCCTTGCAGGTTCTCgtctcctccactgctgctctcacctcctcctgaacaAGTCGTCGCCTTTCCTTCCCCCTGGTGTTCATTTGGGGAGTTGGAAAGGATCCTAGCCCTGCTCGACTTCGTGTGACCACTCCCACCAGGCTCCTGTGACGCAGCCTTGCATCTGCCTCTTGAACCGCATCCTCTGCCCTCCATTTCCTGCCAGTCCTCACTTGGATCCCTGCTTTAGCCACCTTCGGATCACTTGAGTCCCTGTACTGAACCACTTCTCTGGCTCTAGTTACCTTGAATTCCTCCTCCAAGGATTTGAAAGGCAGTCGCAGTTTGTTGGTGTTCCCGTAGAGTGCAATGCTGCTCAGGCTCCTTGGTAATCCAAGCCATCTCCGGAGGTGTTTGCTGACTTTCCTCTCCAAGGTCTCAACTGTTGAGATAGGGACCGCATAGACAAGGAGGGGCCACAGGATCCTGGGAAGAATGCCATGTTGGTAGACCCAGGCTTTAAACTTCCCAGGTAGGCCTGACTTGTCCACGGATTTCAGCCAGCCATCCAACTCAGTGCAGGTTGACTGGATAGATGTTGTGTCTCTCAGAGAGCAGTCAAAAACCTTGCCCAAGCTCTTGACTGGCTTCTCTGTGATAGTTGGAATGGCTGTGCCTGTGATGTTAAACCGGAACTTGTCCTCCACCTTCCCTTTCCTCAGCACCATTGATCTGGATTTGGCGGGTTTGAAACGCATCCGGGCCCACTCCACCAGCTTTTCAAGTCCCCTCAGAATCCACCGGCAGCCTGGGACCGATTCCGTCATGACTGTGAGGTCATCCATGAATGCCCTGATGGGTGGTTGCCGTTGTCCGGAATTCGTGCGGGGCCCTCTGCACTCTGGCTCAGCAGACTTAGTGAGCATGTTCATGGCTAGGGAGAACAATGTCACAGAGATAGTACACCCTGTGATGATACCGATCTCCACCTTGTGCCAACTGGATGTTATTGCTCCTGAAGAGACCCTCATCCTGAAATTGCTGTAATAATCAGCGATGAGGTCTCTACACCTGCTGGGTACATGATGTTTTCTCAAGGTGAGCTGAACCAGCTTGTGTGGAATGGAACCGAATGCATTTGCCAGGTCAAGCCACAACACTGACAGGTTGCCCTTGTTCTCTCTGGCCTCCCGAATGAGCTGTGTCACCACACCAGTATGCTCCACACATCCTGACATTCCTGGAATGCCGCCTTTCTGGACAGATGTATCGATGTAGGTGTTCTTTGCCAGGTAGGTACACAGCCGTTTGGAAACCGCACTGAAGAAAATCTTTGCCTCAACACACAGCAGGGAGATGATGCGGAACTGGTCTAGCTGAGTGgagttttcctccttcgggatcCATACCCCTTCAGCCACTCTCCATTGTTCAGGgatcctccctcttctccagaAGACTCGCAGGATTCTCCACAGACGCAGCAGGAGTTTGGGACAGTTCTTGTACACTTTGTATGAAGTGCCACTCGGTCCTGGTGCAGAGCTTGCCCTAGCTTTGCAGACAACCTCCCTGACTTCCTTTAGCTGCAGCTCCGACATGTCAAACTGCACTTCTGGTTCAGGGGGTTCTATGAGGTTGTTACACTCTCCCAACTCCTGCTCTCTTACTGGGTCGCTGTACGTCTGCTTCAGATGTTGGTCTATGTCTTCCTGCGAGGAGGCCAGTTTGCCACTGCGCTTCTGCCCCAGCAAATCCTTAGTGAACTTGAAGGGGTTAGCGATGAAAGCAGCACGTTTACGTGCCCTCTCGCACCGCCGCCTCCGATGCCACTCAGCCCGGCGGAGAACTCTGATGTTTTTCCGAAGGATGCACATTAGCTGGGCCAGGCCAATGCGATCCTCTTGTCCTGCCGCCTTGTACTGGGATTTCAGCGCTTTCATCTCCTGCCTGATGTTGTGGATCCTTACAGCTCTTTGATTCTTTGAGTAAGACGTTCCGgagcttttcttctcctcctcgccaAACCGCTCAGCTGCGATGCTGACAATGATTGTAGTCATAGCTCGTAGCTTCCTGTCGGCCTCTCCTTTCGCCATTGCCTCCAGAATTTGGTCGACATCGTCATCGAACTTTTTCCAGAGTGAGGTCATGCTAGCTGCAGGCCATTTTATCCGCCTCCTGTCAGACTTGGTGCTTGAGGGATTAGTTTGCAACACTTGGAGGTTCTGGGCACTGTGGGGTGACTCCGGGCCTGGCCCCTCCTGCGTCTCACCAGGTGTAACACCTGTGCGTTGTGTTGCTTCTGCTCCCAACCGGCACTTCATCCTCGCTTGGTGGATCTTTAAGCCATGGATGTTCTTGCAGATTTTACCGCATGTACACTGCTTGCTCATAGTCGTTTGTCCGTTGCCTGGGTCTGTTACCGTTGTATCCGACCGACTGGGGTGCtcatcctccccccctctcGGGCACCCCTGGGGGTATTTTTTCATTAAGTTCATCGTAGCTTGGTTGGGTTCCTCCTCTCAGAGGATGCAGATTGGGTTGCTGACCCGTTCTGCCCCGGTTGCCGTCTCTCCGGGCTGTCACTGCCTCTCCAGTAGTCACCACACTCTTCATGGTTGTCATCCAGTCTTTCCTGGCTGTCACTGATCACTCAGGGTATTACTGTATACATACATCTACTGATGCCTAATCTGGACACATCTTCAGTGATGTTCCTGGAATCATTGGACGTTTCGGGTCTTTCAACATCATACGCCCTCCTCCAGGTGACCCAGCCGGGGCTGATCAGACCCcagcttgtgtccagatgacTAGCTAGCTACCATGACTCCATGGCTCCCCTCTTTTGAGCCACAGCCATCTTGAGGCTCTCTCTGCCGCATCGGTGGTACTGCGGAtggctctcctctttctctcaccctcGATGCCTAAACTACTGAAGGCTCTGGCCAAGGAACGGGCTGCAAATCCTCTGCATCCAACCTCCACAGGGAAACACCTTGCTCTCCAGCCAGCCTGCTGGCAGTCACTGACCAGTCCTGCGTACTTGGAGAGCTTCCTCTCAAAGGCTTCTTCCAAGCGATCTTCCCACGGGActgtcagctccagcagcactgcTTGCTTGGTGGATTCAGACACAAGGACAATGTCTGGTCGCAGGGTGGTGACTGCAATATGGCTGGGGAACTTCAGCTGATGTTCAAGGTCCACCAACAACTGCCAGTCTCTTGCAGACGTCAGGATGCCTGCAGATGATGTTCTTCTGGCAGGAGTTGGCTTGTCCCCAGCTCTGACAAAGGCGATGGTTATCTTGGAGGGTCGGAATTGCTTTGCCCACGCCAGTCCTGCGCTGATGGCTTCAGCAATGGTCTTGAGGACTTGGTCATGCCTCCACCTGTACCGACCATCTCCAAGTGCCCTTGTACAGCAACTGAGGATGTGTTCCAGGGTTCCTCGCTTGGAACACAGTGGGCATGCTGGTGTCTCTGCTATGCCCCATATGTGCAGATTTGACGGGCTTGGAAGCACGTCATACACTGCCTGGATGAGGAATTTGATGCGGTGAGGCTCGGCTTTCCAAAGCTCAGCCCAGGTCACTTTCCTTTCAACCGCATTCTCCCACCTCGTCCAAGCTCCCTGTTGCTTCATTCCCACTGCCTTGCAGGTTCTCgtctcctccactgctgctctcacctcctcctgaacaAGTCGTCGCCTTTCCTTCCCCCTGGTGTTCATTTGGGGAGTTGGAAAGGATCCTAGCCCTGCTCGACTTCGTGTGACCACTCCCACCAGGCTCCTGTGACGCAGCCTTGCATCTGCCTCTTGAACCGCATCCTCTGCCCTCCATTTCCTGCCAGTCCTCACTTGGATCCCTGCTTTAGCCACCTTCGGATCACTTGAGTCCCTGTACTGAACCACTTCTCTGGCTCTAGTTACCTTGAATTCCTCCTCCAAGGATTTGAAAGGCAGTCGCAGTTTGTTGGTGTTCCCGTAGAGTGCAATGCTGCTCAGGCTCCTTGGTAATCCAAGCCATCTCCGGAGGTGTTTGCTGACTTTCCTCTCCAAGGTCTCAACTGTTGAGATAGGGACCGCATAGACAAGGAGGGGCCACAGGATCCTGGGAAGAATGCCATGTTGGTAGACCCAGGCTTTAAACTTCCCAGGTAGGCCTGACTTGTCCACGGATTTCAGCCAGCCATCCAACTCAGTGCAGGTTGACTGGATAGATGTTGTGTCTCTCAGAGAGCAGTCAAAAACCTTGCCCAAGCTCTTGACTGGCTTCTCTGTGATAGTTGGAATGGCTGTGCCTGTGATGTTAAACCGGAACTTGTCCTCCACCTTCCCTTTCCTCAGCACCATTGATCTGGATTTGGCGGGTTTGAAACGCATCCGGGCCCACTCCACCAGCTTTTCAAGTCCCCTCAGAATCCACCGGCAGCCTGGGACCGATTCCGTCATGACTGTGAGGTCATCCATGAATGCCCTGATGGGTGGTTGCCGTTGTCCGGAATTCGTGCGGGGCCCTCTGCACTCTGGCTCAGCAGACTTAGTGAGCATGTTCATGGCTAGGGAGAACAATGTCACAGAGATAGTACACCCTGTGATGATACCGATCTCCACCTTGTGCCAACTGGATGTTATTGCTCCTGAAGAGACCCTCATCCTGAAATTGCTGTAATAATCAGCGATGAGGTCTCTACACCTGCTGGGTACATGATGTTTTCTCAAGGTGAGCTGAACCAGCTTGTGTGGAATGGAACCGAATGCATTTGCCAGGTCAAGCCACAACACTGACAGGTTGCCCTTGTTCTCTCTGGCCTCCCGAATGAGCTGTGTCACCACACCAGTATGCTCCACACATCCTGACATTCCTGGAATGCCGCCTTTCTGGACAGATGTATCGATGTAGGTGTTCTTTGCCAGGTAGGTACACAGCCGTTTGGAAACCGCACTGAAGAAAATCTTTGCCTCAACACACAGCAGGGAGATGATGCGGAACTGGTCTAGCTGAGTGgagttttcctccttcgggatcCATACCCCTTCAGCCACTCTCCATTGTTCAGGgatcctccctcttctccagaAGACTCGCAGGATTCTCCACAGACGCAGCAGGAGTTTGGGACAGTTCTTGTACACTTTGTATGAAGTGCCACTCGGTCCTGGTGCAGAGCTTGCCCTAGCTTTGCAGACAACCTCCCTGACTTCCTTTAGCTGCAGCTCCGACATGTCAAACTGCACTTCTGGTTCAGGGGGTTCTATGAGGTTGTTACACTCTCCCAACTCCTGCTCTCTTACTGGGTCGCTGTACGTCTGCTTCAGATGTTGGTCTATGTCTTCCTGCGAGGAGGCCAGTTTGCCACTGCGCTTCTGCCCCAGCAAATCCTTAGTGAACTTGAAGGGGTTAGCGATGAAAGCAGCACGTTTACGTGCCCTCTCGCACCGCCGCCTCCGATGCCACTCAGCCCGGCGGAGAACTCTGATGTTTTTCCGAAGGATGCACATTAGCTGGGCCAGGCCAATGCGATCCTCTTGTCCTGCCGCCTTGTACTGGGATTTCAGCGCTTTCATCTCCTGCCTGATGTTGTGGATCCTTACAGCTCTTTGATTCTTTGAGTAAGACGTTCCGgagcttttcttctcctcctcgccaAACCGCTCAGCTGCGATGCTGACAATGATTGTAGTCATAGCTCGTAGCTTCCTGTCGGCCTCTCCTTTCGCCATTGCCTCCAGAATTTGGTCGACATCGTCATCGAACTTTTTCCAGAGTGAGGTCATGCTAGCTGCAGGCCATTTTATCCGCCTCCTGTCAGACTTGGTGCTTGAGGGATTAGTTTGCAACACTTGGAGGTTCTGGGCACTGTGGGGTGACTCCGGGCCTGGCCCCTCCTGCGTCTCACCAGGTGTAACACCTGTGCGTTGTGTTGCTTCTGCTCCCAACCGGCACCGGAAATGAATGGACATGAAAAGACAAAGATCAGCAAAAGACTGTTGGTCTGAGGACGATCAAATAGACTTTTCAGACATATGAACATAAAAGATGGTGGCATTCGTTATTCCCTGGAGTGAAGCGGGAGCTGATgatgcacacactcagacaagGTGAAAGAGAGTGACACttcaaaaacagaaatgagTTCCGTCCTGGCCAACACGGGAGAGCTGTGACGAGCAAAGGTGTCAAATCAGGAGAATCCTGATGGATAAATGGGGAAATTAGTTTCTTTGTGTGTCAAAGTCAAAGCTGAAATCTGGACTTTACTCCACATTGTGATCACCTGCAGCAAATTGTGTCAAACTTTTCTGTTCATCACCTCCACCACTgacgttatgttttcattgcaatgtttataaagatggacggtgaagccaaagcatctctatcaccacctggtggctggctgcagtataagtcataaaGCCGGCCTCCTCCATATTATTGgacaggacatggaccaaacttaaaagtcaaagtccagattaaataattttttctcaattattgtgttctgtcatttcagttgtATTTTGAATgccaaagtgtttgtttttctggtaagtttggtttggAAGTCTGACTTGTTTAGTAGAAGAaacacatcgtccatctttatgttcaCTCTACGATCTCATTAGCAGAATTAAACTTCTGAACTGATTTTAttaaaacttggtgaaaggctGGGGCCAAGGTAGAGAACATTTACTTTTAGAGCAGATTAAATTAAGgactttcactttctttaacattgtgaaactgGCTGACAAAAGTATACATCAAACATGTACTTCGGACATGTCCTGTATGTTTGAATATCTAAATACATCTAACTATATCTAACATGTTCCAAGACAAGGTGTTGTGGAGTTTGCATTGTAATGGTGGTTGGGATAAAAGTCTGCTCCTACAGCAGAGGGAGTTCATGGAATATAAATCCATACTTtcacatcatttatttaaagatcACCTGAAGCAGCAGAAGTGCCGAGGGACCGCTGATATCCACTGCAGCTTATTGTGGTATCAGAGTAAAAATATCACAAAGCTTCACAGTATGAAACAATAAGTCAAACGTCAGTGAGGAAAGAAAATTACTCCCATTATgttgaaagaagaagaaatgtttgaaatgttgtggTAAATATTAAGTGGAAGTTTGTTTGAGCAACGAGACAACCAGCAGATTTTTTGAAATTATGATTAACTTTGTATAGCTTTGATTCACAGATTTGAGTCATTGATTCACAGCAAACACTGAGGTATATTTTAGGATTTAAAGGAACTCACAGCCCCCAAAGACAATTATCTGTCTTGCAACATCCTGGTAAAAATTACCATCTTTAGTCTGTTAGTAGGAATCTTATCAAATTACAAATAAAGATGCtgtccagattactcttgagtTTTCATATAACTGAGAGGTTTGTAAATTCTAATCTGGGGCTGTTTTGTAGTCTAGATGAGCAAAAACTGAAATTTTAAAAGCAAAGCACAGTCACTTGCATTTGCTTTTCTCAAcagtcaataaaataaatcaccaATCAACCAACAGCAGAGTAGACAGCCTGATTCAATGTGATTTACATTGGAGCTATAATACTTGTCTGGACAGAGATCATTTTGTTCTGAAAAAATTCAATTTCAAAAATGGATGATTGGTATGATAAGTAGGAATGTTGCCTATGTTACAGAGCATATAGAAAAAACAATTCTTGTGGGAATATACCTTTACCTTGTAGCAATTTACATTAATTCAGTCCGTACTTAAGGGGACTGGTTGAATGCAACTTCTCGGACAGCTCTGCCTGTGCTCAGTGTGTTATCTTCCTCAAGGGGCGGACTGAAAGAACTTAGAAACTAAAACAACACTGGGC
The sequence above is a segment of the Limanda limanda chromosome 2, fLimLim1.1, whole genome shotgun sequence genome. Coding sequences within it:
- the LOC133015729 gene encoding uncharacterized protein LOC133015729, giving the protein MTSLWKKFDDDVDQILEAMAKGEADRKLRAMTTIIVSIAAERFGEEEKKSSGTSYSKNQRAVRIHNIRQEMKALKSQYKAAGQEDRIGLAQLMCILRKNIRVLRRAEWHRRRRCERARKRAAFIANPFKFTKDLLGQKRSGKLASSQEDIDQHLKQTYSDPVREQELGECNNLIEPPEPEVQFDMSELQLKEVREVVCKARASSAPGPSGTSYKVYKNCPKLLLRLWRILRVFWRRGRIPEQWRVAEGVWIPKEENSTQLDQFRIISLLCVEAKIFFSAVSKRLCTYLAKNTYIDTSVQKGGIPGMSGCVEHTGVVTQLIREARENKGNLSVLWLDLANAFGSIPHKLVQLTLRKHHVPSRCRDLIADYYSNFRMRVSSGAITSSWHKVEIGIITGCTISVTLFSLAMNMLTKSAEPECRGPRTNSGQRQPPIRAFMDDLTVMTESVPGCRWILRGLEKLVEWARMRFKPAKSRSMVLRKGKVEDKFRFNITGTAIPTITEKPVKSLGKVFDCSLRDTTSIQSTCTELDGWLKSVDKSGLPGKFKAWVYQHGILPRILWPLLVYAVPISTVETLERKVSKHLRRWLGLPRSLSSIALYGNTNKLRLPFKSLEEEFKVTRAREVVQYRDSSDPKVAKAGIQVRTGRKWRAEDAVQEADARLRHRSLVGVVTRSRAGLGSFPTPQMNTRGKERRRLVQEEVRAAVEETRTCKAVGMKQQGAWTRWENAVERKVTWAELWKAEPHRIKFLIQAVYDVLPSPSNLHIWGIAETPACPLCSKRGTLEHILSCCTRALGDGRYRWRHDQVLKTIAEAISAGLAWAKQFRPSKITIAFVRAGDKPTPARRTSSAGILTSARDWQLLVDLEHQLKFPSHIAVTTLRPDIVLVSESTKQAVLLELTVPWEDRLEEAFERKLSKYAGLVSDCQQAGWRARCFPVEVGCRGFAARSLARAFSSLGIEGERKRRAIRSTTDAAERASRWLWLKRGEPWSHGS